The Terriglobus sp. TAA 43 sequence TGTTGCCGATCCTATACCCACTGAGACAGGAGCGAATGGCGCTTTTTGCTCTGCGGGTGAACGTACCTGTTTCGCACCGGAAGTGGCAGTAGTGAATTATCTTGAGCATCAATTCAACGCGCATCGCTATCTTTCCATCCGCAACGAGTTCCTTGACGACATCAAAGGCCAGCGTACTGGCTACACAACGAAGTACTCCGAACATCTGGTGAGCTACGGCATGTGGGTGGGATCGACGATTCTCTTTCGCCCAGAACTACGGCTGGAACACTCCTACGATTTGGCTGCATACGATCTGGGTACCAAGCGCACTCAATTCATCGTTGCAGGTGACCTAACCTATCACTTTTAGGAAACACTTCCCGGTTGCGTCATCACAGCATCGCCGGGAACAATTCGGCATTCTTATACATCCTGTTGCATCAGCGTGCATCTCAATCCGCAACTTTGCTTTACGAAGATTGTTCTGAGGTGACGTAATGCTGATCGTTCTTCTGATTGTTCTGCTTCTCGTCTTCGGTGGCGGCGGATACTACATGGGCCCTGGCATTGGGTATTACGGTGGCGGTGGTATCAGCTTGATCCTGCTGCTGGTCATACTGTGGCTGCTGTTCGGCGCAAGCCGCGAGCTCTAAAAGAGTCGGCCTCCTCGACGTCGTACGCAAGTAGGCGCGATGAGGCCATCGCTTTCGCTGATCTCGGGCAGGTACGGGGCAACGTAGGCAATACGCTTGCTCCAAGTTATGCATCTCATAGTAACGATGCCGGTTGCTACTCGAACGAATGCCATACGCCTGCAACCATTGCGGGCATTGAAAGAACACATTGTTGCGCTGGATGCGGCAATGCTTGTTGCCATCACCTCGACGGAGGTCGGTGCAGTCCATAAGCTGCGCACTACCACACGCCGTGTGCAGTCTCATCTTGAGTTGTTGGAGCTGTTGGGCCACGGCGACCACCCCATGCGTCTGCCGGAACATCACTCTCAAGCACGTGCAGTCACGCAGCGCCTGCGCCGCATTCGACGCGCTGCCGGTGCTGTGCGCGATTTGGATGTGCAGACCAGCATGATTGCGCTGGACGCACCGCAAAAGGCAGCAGTGCATAACGGCAGCACGGGTGATGTGGTGCGAAAGCAGGCCAAGAAGCTTCGCAAACATCTCGAAGCACAACGTGACGATGAAGCGAAGAAACTCGTGGCCGTGCTGAAAGACGAAGAACAGGATCTGGCCGCATCCCTGCGCGATCTGGAACAAATGATCAAACCTGCAAATCGACGCGGCATTACATCGG is a genomic window containing:
- a CDS encoding CHAD domain-containing protein encodes the protein MPVATRTNAIRLQPLRALKEHIVALDAAMLVAITSTEVGAVHKLRTTTRRVQSHLELLELLGHGDHPMRLPEHHSQARAVTQRLRRIRRAAGAVRDLDVQTSMIALDAPQKAAVHNGSTGDVVRKQAKKLRKHLEAQRDDEAKKLVAVLKDEEQDLAASLRDLEQMIKPANRRGITSAALLEHAEEFFATHVKSALRERRPRKNEDAHERLQRRLERLDEDALHTIRKAAKLCRYMVETAPEGTPAREAAAQFEAVQEAGGHWHDWLLLQQLATDFHGRNAELAHRYETHTNAALADYRLRLSELLPKLTA
- a CDS encoding DUF3309 domain-containing protein, whose protein sequence is MLIVLLIVLLLVFGGGGYYMGPGIGYYGGGGISLILLLVILWLLFGASREL